Proteins co-encoded in one Corynebacterium tuberculostearicum genomic window:
- the sufU gene encoding Fe-S cluster assembly sulfur transfer protein SufU: MNLDSMYQDVILDHYKNPQHAGLRDPYQAEVHHVNPSCGDELTLRVRLSEDGKTVEDVSYDAEGCSISQASTSVMAEEIVGLPLAEANEKLAEFEKMITSRGKEEGDEDLIGDGVAFAGVSQYPARVKCALLGWKAFQAASADALTEVEN; the protein is encoded by the coding sequence ATGAACCTAGATTCCATGTACCAGGACGTCATCCTGGATCACTATAAGAACCCCCAGCACGCTGGCCTGAGGGATCCGTATCAAGCAGAGGTTCATCACGTGAATCCTTCTTGCGGCGATGAGCTGACCTTGCGCGTTCGTCTATCTGAGGACGGCAAGACCGTAGAGGACGTCTCCTATGACGCGGAAGGCTGCTCCATTTCGCAGGCCTCTACCTCGGTTATGGCGGAAGAAATCGTTGGGCTGCCCCTTGCGGAAGCCAATGAGAAGCTGGCCGAGTTTGAAAAGATGATCACCTCACGCGGCAAGGAAGAAGGCGATGAAGACCTTATTGGTGATGGCGTTGCCTTCGCCGGAGTATCCCAGTACCCAGCGCGTGTCAAGTGCGCGCTCCTCGGATGGAAGGCCTTCCAGGCCGCTTCCGCCGATGCACTAACTGAAGTGGAGAATTAG